In Deltaproteobacteria bacterium, the following are encoded in one genomic region:
- a CDS encoding alpha/beta hydrolase: MKETAKNRTTVAALLFVLLVAVLIAAMALASAVQRDFGRVAVSNVRYLNGNGIPIRAKLMHPKTGGGTRFPGIVYIHGYQNNRETGDAYCIELARRGFVVLNIDAIGRGNSGIPGNPADPGFDDTYGGQSSLDYLRSLPLVDPGAVGMMGHSLGAEMAYKVALRDPGVRGLVITGFAYTTAADYQHPANMLMIIGKYDEYRKRMTGTRNILTDWMKSEQTRKVIDAPNPEIGVTYGDFSAGTARRVFVPHVTHIQESHNRDAIAEALLWMRQALNPPAAYWSDPHRQIWPVKEWATLVAMVAGFFSLLPLSTLLLRLAWFRPLAGAPTATYACGGKAFLKHVTINGLVMWLYLPLIFILFGIHIYLVPIDRVFPMMMVNAIVWWFLCINIIGFFIFRRWFKKQNRLYGTTLADMGISFKKDLFYLDGVRLGKGVALAMTLFIFAYAAEHLLESIFIVDYRFIFPFASDLTPYRLKMWLVYFPFLLIGFLQTGVFLHGQIRKAPKRSQTGTFLAWSGANLAAMIVPLLLFLCIQYIPLLTTGFIPLVGPGGMFVSFVLNLFHLIVVLCLVIPISTWLFQVTGTIYTGAVLNAALVTWMFTSSQVIAPIPI, encoded by the coding sequence CTGAACGGCAACGGCATCCCCATACGCGCCAAGCTCATGCACCCGAAAACGGGGGGCGGCACCCGGTTTCCAGGGATCGTCTATATCCATGGATACCAGAACAACCGGGAAACAGGAGACGCGTACTGCATCGAACTGGCCAGAAGGGGGTTTGTTGTCCTGAACATCGACGCCATCGGCCGGGGCAATTCCGGCATACCCGGCAATCCGGCGGATCCCGGCTTCGACGACACGTACGGCGGGCAATCCTCGCTCGACTATCTGCGGTCGCTGCCCCTCGTCGATCCCGGGGCTGTCGGCATGATGGGCCACAGCCTCGGCGCCGAAATGGCCTATAAAGTTGCCCTTCGAGACCCGGGCGTCCGGGGGCTGGTCATCACCGGCTTCGCCTACACCACCGCCGCCGACTACCAGCACCCCGCCAACATGCTCATGATCATCGGAAAATACGACGAATACAGAAAAAGGATGACCGGCACACGCAACATCCTCACCGACTGGATGAAGTCCGAACAGACCCGCAAGGTGATTGACGCCCCGAATCCTGAAATCGGCGTGACCTACGGTGACTTCTCCGCCGGTACCGCCCGGCGCGTCTTCGTTCCCCATGTAACGCACATTCAGGAATCGCACAACCGGGATGCCATCGCCGAAGCCCTGCTCTGGATGCGGCAGGCGCTGAACCCACCCGCTGCATACTGGTCCGACCCGCACAGGCAGATCTGGCCGGTCAAGGAGTGGGCGACCCTGGTGGCCATGGTTGCCGGCTTTTTTTCTCTGCTGCCCTTGAGCACCCTTCTGCTCCGGCTCGCTTGGTTTCGCCCCCTGGCCGGCGCCCCCACGGCGACATATGCGTGCGGGGGCAAAGCCTTTCTCAAGCACGTCACCATCAACGGTCTGGTCATGTGGCTTTACCTGCCGCTCATCTTCATCCTGTTCGGCATCCACATCTACCTGGTACCCATCGACAGGGTCTTCCCCATGATGATGGTAAATGCCATTGTCTGGTGGTTCCTTTGCATCAATATCATCGGATTTTTTATTTTCCGCCGATGGTTTAAAAAACAGAATCGCCTGTACGGGACCACGCTGGCCGACATGGGCATATCCTTCAAAAAGGATCTTTTTTACCTGGACGGCGTCCGCCTCGGCAAAGGGGTGGCCCTGGCCATGACCCTTTTCATATTTGCCTACGCCGCCGAACACCTGCTCGAAAGCATCTTCATCGTCGACTACCGTTTCATATTCCCTTTTGCCAGCGACCTCACCCCCTACCGCCTCAAAATGTGGCTGGTCTACTTCCCGTTTCTGCTCATCGGGTTTCTTCAGACCGGCGTTTTTCTGCACGGACAGATCCGAAAAGCGCCGAAACGGTCGCAAACAGGGACGTTCCTGGCGTGGTCCGGCGCCAACCTGGCGGCCATGATCGTTCCCCTGCTCCTGTTTCTCTGCATCCAATACATCCCGCTGCTGACGACCGGCTTCATACCACTGGTGGGGCCGGGCGGCATGTTCGTGTCGTTCGTGCTCAACCTGTTTCACCTCATCGTCGTCCTCTGCCTGGTAATCCCGATTTCCACGTGGCTTTTTCAAGTGACCGGTACCATCTATACCGGGGCCGTTTTAAACGCCGCCCTGGTAACCTGGATGTTCACGTCCTCCCAGGTGATCGCCCCCATCCCGATATAG
- a CDS encoding M20 family metallopeptidase, with protein sequence MIPNDVVKKVLESVDHEELLNLTAEMVKINSVWDPIAGTGEQEAAEHVARWAKQKGFQVQVDQVAPGRPNVIVSWDAGPGERKLMFEGHTDVVTPGDVETWHYDPFGAQIEGGRMYGRGTNDTKGNLCAMLIAMDALKRAGVPLSGGIVGGVLCDEEDLMLGVLDFIEKGHADDVTGAIICEPQDGLVCTSQKGAIRASYTIGGRMSHGAMPLSGLNTAPALAELINGLHRLERAAVEKLGRDRHLGWASFTPTVIQAPSGGAAQLNVMPGEARLLVDVRTIPGQDHASIRNDLTALAEATAKKVADDYAAYDRQLRLERDHRMDVQVEFLTDRPCTKTDANDPVVAAAAWATRRVLNAEPEYAGVPGATDGTFLWAMKGIPIVTMGAGDRQVPHQKDEWVDINQLKETADTYALAALHYLTPSND encoded by the coding sequence CAGGAGGCGGCCGAACATGTGGCCCGCTGGGCGAAGCAGAAGGGCTTTCAGGTGCAGGTGGACCAGGTGGCGCCCGGAAGGCCCAACGTCATCGTCTCCTGGGACGCGGGTCCGGGGGAGCGGAAGCTGATGTTCGAGGGCCACACCGACGTCGTGACGCCCGGTGACGTGGAAACGTGGCATTACGACCCCTTCGGCGCCCAGATCGAGGGCGGCCGCATGTACGGGCGGGGAACCAACGACACCAAGGGGAACCTCTGCGCCATGCTGATCGCCATGGATGCCTTGAAACGGGCGGGCGTTCCCCTCTCCGGCGGCATCGTGGGCGGCGTGCTCTGTGATGAAGAGGACCTGATGCTGGGGGTGCTCGATTTCATCGAAAAAGGCCATGCGGACGACGTGACGGGGGCCATCATCTGCGAGCCCCAGGACGGCCTCGTCTGTACGTCACAGAAGGGGGCGATCCGGGCCAGCTACACGATCGGCGGGCGGATGAGCCACGGGGCCATGCCCCTGTCGGGCCTCAACACGGCCCCGGCCCTGGCCGAACTGATAAACGGCCTGCACCGGCTCGAGCGGGCCGCAGTCGAAAAGCTTGGGAGGGACCGGCACCTGGGGTGGGCCAGCTTTACCCCCACCGTCATTCAGGCGCCTTCCGGGGGGGCGGCCCAGTTGAACGTCATGCCGGGTGAAGCGCGACTCCTGGTCGACGTGCGCACCATCCCGGGCCAGGATCACGCGAGCATCCGCAACGACCTGACCGCCCTGGCAGAGGCGACGGCAAAGAAAGTGGCCGACGACTACGCGGCCTATGACCGGCAGCTGCGGCTCGAACGCGACCACCGCATGGACGTGCAAGTGGAATTTCTCACCGACCGTCCCTGCACCAAAACCGACGCGAACGATCCGGTGGTCGCGGCGGCGGCGTGGGCCACACGCCGGGTGCTGAACGCGGAACCGGAATACGCGGGCGTCCCCGGCGCCACCGACGGCACCTTTCTGTGGGCCATGAAAGGCATCCCCATCGTCACCATGGGCGCCGGCGACCGCCAGGTGCCGCACCAGAAAGACGAGTGGGTGGATATCAACCAGCTGAAGGAGACGGCGGACACCTATGCGCTGGCGGCGCTGCACTATCTAACGCCGTCCAACGATTAA
- a CDS encoding ABC transporter ATP-binding protein, producing the protein MGKNLLEIEDLAVDFHTPEGVGRAVDHVSLSVAEGETVGLVGESGCGKSVTSLSILGLVASPPGRIHSGRILFDGKDLLAMAPDKLRSIRGRDISMIFQEPMTSLNPVLTIGRQVAEPLMVHRNMDRQEALEQAVHWLGQVKIPAPEKRIDEYPHQLSGGMRQRVMIAMAMVCRPRLLIADEPTTALDVSIQSQILSLMEGLKKETGTSMLLITHDLGVVAQMARRVVVMYAGQVVETAGVDDIFGSPLHPYTRGLLKSIPRLGSRAAGRKQRLNEIKGTVPSLMEPVSGCKFADRCPEVFDRCREQQPALQALGGGRSARCWLVQPSGGGTGHA; encoded by the coding sequence TTGGGCAAAAATCTGCTTGAAATAGAGGACCTGGCGGTCGACTTTCACACCCCCGAGGGTGTCGGCAGGGCCGTGGACCATGTCAGCCTGTCCGTTGCCGAGGGGGAAACGGTCGGGCTGGTGGGTGAATCCGGGTGCGGCAAGAGCGTCACTTCGCTCAGTATCCTCGGGCTGGTGGCGTCCCCGCCGGGCCGGATTCACTCGGGCCGCATCCTTTTCGACGGAAAGGACCTTTTGGCCATGGCCCCGGACAAGCTCCGCAGCATTCGCGGGCGCGACATCTCCATGATTTTTCAGGAGCCCATGACCTCTTTGAACCCCGTGCTCACCATCGGCCGCCAGGTGGCCGAGCCTTTGATGGTTCACCGCAACATGGACCGGCAGGAAGCGCTCGAGCAGGCCGTGCACTGGCTCGGGCAGGTGAAAATTCCCGCGCCGGAAAAGCGGATTGACGAATATCCGCATCAGTTGTCGGGCGGCATGCGGCAGCGCGTGATGATCGCCATGGCCATGGTGTGCCGGCCGAGGCTGCTGATCGCCGACGAGCCGACAACCGCCCTGGATGTTTCCATCCAGTCGCAGATTCTTTCCCTGATGGAGGGCCTCAAAAAGGAAACGGGCACGTCCATGCTGCTGATCACCCACGATCTGGGCGTGGTGGCTCAAATGGCCCGTCGCGTGGTGGTGATGTATGCCGGGCAGGTGGTGGAGACGGCCGGTGTGGATGATATTTTCGGGAGCCCGCTGCACCCATACACCCGGGGGCTGCTCAAATCGATTCCGCGGCTGGGCAGCCGGGCCGCCGGCCGCAAGCAGCGCCTGAACGAGATCAAGGGAACGGTGCCTTCGCTGATGGAGCCCGTTTCGGGCTGCAAGTTCGCCGACCGGTGCCCCGAGGTGTTCGACAGGTGCCGGGAACAGCAGCCCGCGCTGCAGGCTTTAGGCGGGGGACGGTCGGCCCGCTGCTGGCTGGTGCAGCCGTCCGGAGGAGGGACCGGGCATGCCTGA
- the panB gene encoding 3-methyl-2-oxobutanoate hydroxymethyltransferase has product MASNKVTVMDVKKAKADKRKLVMVTAYDYPFGLLADEAGVDIVLVGDSLGMVVMGLDGTVEVTMAHMIHHIKAVVRGCKGPLIVGDMPFMSYNVSIEEAVRNAGRLMKEGGCDVVKLEGGVDFAPTVEAIVKAGIPVQGHIGLTPQTASALGGFKMQGKDAEAARRIIEDARALEAAGVFSIILEAVPAPLGKLVAESVTVPVIGIGAGVDVDGQVLVTHDMIGLFDKFIPKFVKQYTKIRPIILEALNAYKKDVQEAAFPAAEHSFKMPDETLAQLTK; this is encoded by the coding sequence ATGGCAAGCAACAAAGTGACGGTAATGGATGTAAAAAAGGCCAAGGCGGACAAACGCAAACTGGTCATGGTGACCGCCTACGACTATCCGTTCGGGCTGTTGGCCGACGAGGCCGGCGTCGACATCGTTCTGGTGGGCGACTCTTTGGGCATGGTGGTGATGGGCCTTGACGGCACCGTAGAAGTCACCATGGCGCACATGATTCACCACATCAAGGCGGTCGTGCGCGGCTGCAAGGGGCCGCTCATTGTGGGCGACATGCCTTTCATGAGCTACAACGTTTCGATCGAGGAGGCCGTGCGCAATGCCGGGCGGCTGATGAAAGAGGGCGGCTGCGATGTGGTCAAGCTGGAAGGCGGCGTCGATTTCGCGCCGACAGTCGAGGCCATCGTCAAGGCCGGCATCCCGGTGCAGGGACACATCGGATTGACGCCCCAGACGGCGAGCGCCCTGGGCGGCTTCAAGATGCAGGGCAAAGATGCCGAGGCCGCCAGGCGCATCATCGAAGATGCCAGGGCCCTGGAGGCGGCAGGTGTGTTTTCCATCATCCTGGAGGCGGTTCCGGCCCCCCTGGGAAAACTCGTGGCCGAGTCGGTCACGGTGCCGGTCATCGGCATCGGAGCGGGGGTGGACGTGGATGGCCAGGTCCTGGTAACCCACGACATGATCGGTCTTTTCGACAAGTTCATACCCAAATTCGTCAAGCAGTACACCAAGATACGGCCGATCATCCTGGAGGCGTTGAACGCGTACAAGAAGGACGTCCAGGAGGCGGCCTTTCCGGCGGCCGAACACTCCTTCAAGATGCCGGATGAAACGCTGGCCCAGCTAACCAAATAA
- a CDS encoding ATP-binding cassette domain-containing protein, which yields MPDTDLLKIENLVKHFPLGGGLMSKPHAWVKAVDGVSFRVAGGESFGLVGESGCGKTTLGRLILRLLDPTAGTIFLEGEDITCLSRTDLRPLRRKMQIIFQDPFSSLDPRMKVEAIVTEPMRAHDHLTRRQRKEQAVDLLEKVGLRAGDLDKYPHEFSGGQRQRIGIARSLCVRPKLIVADEPVSALDVSIQAQVINLLEDLREEFGLSYVFISHDLSVVEHICDRIAVMYLGGIVETAPAEVFSVTPRHPYTRALLEAVPLPNPQGQVPPAPLEGDVPSPIDPPPGCRFHTRCPHVHDRCRMERPVLIEAADRHRVACWLNDGTGVGD from the coding sequence ATGCCTGACACGGACCTTCTGAAAATCGAGAACCTCGTCAAACACTTTCCGCTGGGGGGCGGTTTGATGTCGAAGCCGCACGCCTGGGTCAAGGCGGTGGACGGCGTGTCCTTCCGGGTGGCCGGGGGGGAGAGTTTCGGCCTGGTGGGCGAATCGGGCTGCGGGAAGACCACGCTGGGCCGGTTGATTCTGAGGCTGCTGGATCCCACGGCGGGAACCATTTTTCTCGAGGGCGAGGACATTACGTGCCTTTCCCGGACGGATCTGCGCCCCTTGAGGCGGAAAATGCAGATCATTTTCCAGGACCCCTTTTCGAGCCTGGACCCGCGGATGAAGGTCGAAGCCATCGTCACCGAGCCCATGCGGGCCCACGACCATCTGACCCGCCGGCAAAGAAAGGAGCAGGCCGTGGACCTGCTGGAAAAGGTGGGGTTGCGCGCCGGCGACCTGGACAAGTATCCCCATGAGTTTTCAGGCGGCCAGCGTCAGCGCATCGGCATTGCCAGGTCACTGTGCGTCAGACCCAAATTGATCGTCGCCGACGAACCGGTCAGCGCCTTGGACGTTTCCATTCAGGCCCAGGTGATCAACCTTCTCGAAGACCTGAGGGAGGAATTCGGCCTTTCCTACGTGTTCATCTCCCACGATCTCAGCGTGGTGGAACACATCTGCGACCGCATTGCGGTGATGTACCTGGGCGGCATCGTCGAAACGGCGCCGGCGGAGGTTTTCAGCGTGACGCCCCGGCACCCCTACACGCGGGCACTGCTGGAGGCGGTTCCCCTGCCGAACCCCCAGGGGCAGGTGCCGCCCGCCCCGCTGGAGGGAGACGTGCCCAGTCCCATCGATCCGCCGCCCGGGTGCAGGTTTCACACCCGCTGTCCGCACGTGCACGACCGCTGCAGGATGGAGCGGCCGGTCCTGATCGAGGCCGCTGACCGCCACCGGGTGGCCTGCTGGCTGAACGATGGAACCGGGGTTGGCGACTAA
- a CDS encoding rhomboid family intramembrane serine protease, which yields MITVVDKLSKEEVETYQLVLLSAGIASRAVRQADGWELEVAPDRSAEAAGLIDAYRIENRPDPIVSEDIFRDFKKSLAGIWGALLLAAVHVFVTMQPDSRFLMDSYAATAGRMLDGEWYRAATALLLHSGAVHLAGNMVGIAVLGSAVCSIMGWGVGWLMILSAGIGGNVMNAVVYKTGHSSIGASTAVFGALGLLTAWQFLRRLEHPGRRIKALLPLGAGLALLGFLGSSAHADILAHLFGFLSGLVIGFLYGKTAAKRFGTPVQAAALITAIVILVRAWLGGI from the coding sequence ATGATCACTGTCGTTGACAAGCTGTCGAAGGAGGAGGTGGAAACCTACCAACTGGTTCTGCTTTCCGCCGGGATCGCTTCCCGGGCGGTGCGGCAGGCGGACGGGTGGGAACTGGAGGTCGCGCCGGACCGGTCGGCGGAGGCTGCCGGCCTGATCGACGCCTATAGGATTGAAAACCGCCCGGACCCAATCGTTTCCGAAGACATTTTCCGCGATTTCAAAAAAAGCCTGGCCGGAATCTGGGGGGCGCTGCTGCTGGCCGCGGTGCATGTTTTTGTGACCATGCAGCCGGACAGCCGTTTCCTGATGGACAGCTACGCGGCCACGGCCGGGCGAATGCTCGACGGCGAGTGGTATCGGGCGGCAACGGCGCTGCTGTTGCACAGCGGTGCGGTCCACCTGGCAGGGAACATGGTGGGCATCGCGGTTCTGGGGTCGGCCGTCTGCTCCATCATGGGGTGGGGCGTCGGCTGGCTGATGATCCTGTCGGCCGGGATTGGCGGCAATGTGATGAATGCGGTGGTTTACAAGACGGGCCACAGCTCCATCGGGGCGTCCACGGCGGTTTTCGGGGCCCTGGGCCTTCTTACTGCCTGGCAGTTTTTGCGCCGCCTGGAGCACCCCGGCCGCCGCATCAAGGCCCTTTTGCCGCTGGGCGCCGGCCTGGCCCTGCTGGGCTTTTTGGGATCGTCCGCGCACGCGGACATTCTAGCGCACCTGTTTGGCTTTCTGTCGGGGCTGGTTATCGGTTTCCTCTACGGCAAGACGGCTGCAAAGCGCTTCGGCACCCCTGTCCAGGCCGCGGCTCTGATCACGGCAATCGTCATTTTGGTGAGAGCGTGGCTCGGGGGCATTTGA
- the map gene encoding type I methionyl aminopeptidase, with translation MKNKAPKIGRNDPCPCGSGLKYKRCCGDTQASSSADVAAMYARKHNVRVKQGKDVEAIRRAGRLVMETLDMVEAMIAPGLVTEEINTRVHEFTVKNGAVPAPLNYRGFPKSVCVSINDVICHGIPGPHALQEGDIVNIDVTTILNGYYADANKSFFVGKPSPDARKIVDVARESLKRGIAMVKPGNTLGDIGWAIQSWAESQECSVVREFVGHGVGFDFHEAPQVPHFGRRGQGLALIPGMVFTIEPMINLGDKALRILEDNWTAVTRDGSLSAQFEQTLLVTDNGCESLTPYPL, from the coding sequence ATGAAAAACAAAGCTCCTAAAATAGGCCGGAACGACCCCTGCCCCTGCGGCAGCGGTTTGAAGTACAAGCGCTGTTGCGGCGACACGCAGGCCTCCTCGTCCGCGGACGTCGCAGCCATGTATGCCCGGAAGCATAATGTCCGGGTCAAACAGGGCAAAGATGTCGAGGCTATTCGCCGAGCCGGCCGGCTGGTGATGGAAACGCTGGACATGGTCGAAGCAATGATCGCGCCCGGCCTGGTCACCGAAGAGATCAACACCCGGGTCCACGAATTTACCGTGAAGAACGGTGCCGTCCCCGCACCGCTGAACTACCGGGGCTTTCCCAAAAGCGTCTGCGTATCCATCAACGACGTGATCTGCCACGGCATTCCGGGGCCCCACGCCCTGCAAGAGGGTGATATCGTCAACATCGACGTCACCACCATCCTCAACGGATACTACGCGGATGCCAACAAATCCTTTTTTGTGGGAAAGCCGTCGCCCGATGCCCGCAAGATTGTCGACGTCGCCCGCGAAAGCCTCAAAAGGGGTATTGCCATGGTCAAACCGGGCAACACCCTGGGCGATATCGGCTGGGCCATACAATCCTGGGCCGAGAGCCAGGAATGCTCGGTGGTCAGGGAATTCGTGGGTCACGGCGTGGGATTCGATTTTCACGAAGCGCCCCAGGTTCCCCACTTCGGCCGTCGTGGCCAGGGCCTTGCCCTCATTCCCGGCATGGTTTTTACCATCGAACCCATGATCAACCTGGGAGATAAAGCGCTGCGCATTCTGGAGGATAACTGGACCGCCGTCACCCGGGACGGATCCCTTTCGGCCCAATTCGAACAGACCCTCCTGGTAACCGACAACGGTTGTGAGAGCCTGACGCCCTACCCACTGTAA
- a CDS encoding 2-dehydropantoate 2-reductase, which translates to MKIAVVGAGAMGSLFGGLLAEAGAEVWLVDIWSEHVDAVNDRGLTIERDGRVRTVRLQATMDPETVGESDLTIVFVKSTQTEAAARTAKALAGRDGLVLTLQNGMGNADRIAREVEPGHVIAGTTSHGATMLGPGSIRHAGSGLTTIGMWHRQNTHKAEQVAAFFSGAGIETDVSADVRSIVWGKLLINVGINAITALTGIKNGQLLDLPATVALSRAAVEEAIAVAEAQQIAVRPDAVEHVLEVARATGANRSSMGQDVDNRRMTEIGAINGVVVEEAERLGLPAPVNRTLTALVETLQANYL; encoded by the coding sequence ATGAAAATAGCCGTCGTCGGTGCAGGCGCCATGGGAAGCCTTTTCGGAGGACTGTTGGCGGAGGCAGGGGCCGAGGTGTGGCTGGTCGATATCTGGAGCGAACACGTGGATGCCGTCAATGACCGGGGGCTTACCATCGAAAGGGACGGGCGGGTGCGGACCGTTCGACTGCAGGCGACCATGGATCCCGAAACCGTCGGGGAGAGCGATCTTACGATCGTGTTCGTCAAGTCGACTCAGACGGAGGCCGCGGCCAGGACCGCCAAAGCGCTTGCCGGACGCGACGGTCTCGTTCTGACGCTGCAGAACGGCATGGGCAACGCCGACCGGATCGCCCGGGAGGTCGAGCCCGGCCATGTCATCGCCGGCACCACCTCCCATGGCGCCACCATGCTGGGGCCCGGAAGCATCCGCCATGCCGGCAGCGGTTTGACCACCATCGGCATGTGGCATCGGCAAAACACCCACAAGGCCGAGCAGGTGGCGGCTTTTTTTTCCGGGGCCGGTATCGAAACGGACGTGTCCGCAGATGTGCGCAGCATCGTGTGGGGGAAACTCCTGATCAACGTGGGGATCAACGCCATTACCGCCCTGACCGGCATCAAGAACGGCCAGTTGCTGGACTTGCCGGCCACCGTGGCGCTGTCGAGGGCCGCCGTGGAGGAGGCCATTGCCGTGGCGGAGGCGCAACAGATAGCCGTCCGCCCGGACGCGGTGGAACATGTCCTGGAGGTGGCGCGGGCGACCGGCGCCAACCGTTCCTCCATGGGACAGGATGTGGACAACCGGCGCATGACGGAAATCGGGGCCATCAACGGCGTGGTGGTGGAGGAAGCGGAAAGGCTGGGGCTGCCGGCACCGGTGAACCGGACGTTGACCGCCCTGGTGGAAACGCTGCAGGCAAACTACCTATAG
- a CDS encoding long-chain fatty acid--CoA ligase, whose protein sequence is MTAKPWHGPKWPEGVPHEITGWDKPLPTLLDETAARYPDLVYTIFNDAGRTYSQVKDTADRIANFLVSKGVKKGDRVAIFLPNLPHYPAIFFGILKAGAVCVTCNPIYTANELNYQLGDAGAKAVFCMDHPEFYRTTVEAIRGTDVETVVICSVKSYLPRLKGFLGGLLGKIPKAESHQPGHLLFDDVVAAASGSGAPAVEIDPVDDLALIIYTGGTTGRPKGAALTHANFFYNVMGLNEYGRLVQEPGGRPERIRGGGFNTYLGVLPWYHSFGLTCAMLSACATGSKLICVPDPRAGDPPFTEVLKLVQKHRPTLMPAVPTIFVAFTNHPLLGQFDLTSLVGCFSGGAPLPPEVCKQFEEKTGAIIFEGYGLSETAPVATANPTNRENRKIGSIGFPIPCTDIKIVDLETGLEELPQGEDGEIAISGPQVMQGYWNKPEENEAVFREIDGSRYFLTGDIGHIDEEGFILITDRKKDMIIVGGFNVYPRDVEDILFTHPKVALAAVVGVPDARSGEIVKAFIQLKPGETATEEEIMAFCKENMAGYKRPKQIEFREEVPVSNVGKVLRRVLRDEESGK, encoded by the coding sequence ATGACCGCAAAACCCTGGCATGGCCCCAAGTGGCCTGAAGGCGTCCCTCACGAAATCACCGGGTGGGACAAACCCTTACCTACACTCCTTGACGAAACCGCCGCACGATACCCGGATCTCGTTTACACGATTTTCAACGATGCCGGGCGCACCTATTCCCAGGTGAAAGACACGGCGGATCGCATCGCCAACTTCCTGGTATCCAAAGGCGTCAAAAAGGGCGATCGGGTAGCCATTTTTCTGCCAAACCTGCCCCACTATCCGGCTATCTTTTTCGGGATCCTGAAAGCCGGTGCCGTTTGTGTCACCTGCAATCCCATCTACACGGCCAACGAATTGAACTACCAGTTGGGGGATGCCGGCGCCAAGGCCGTTTTCTGCATGGATCACCCCGAATTTTATCGCACAACGGTGGAAGCCATCAGGGGAACCGACGTGGAAACGGTCGTCATCTGCAGCGTAAAATCCTACCTGCCCCGGCTGAAAGGTTTTCTGGGCGGTCTGCTGGGCAAGATCCCCAAGGCGGAGAGCCACCAACCCGGGCACCTGTTGTTCGACGACGTTGTCGCCGCCGCATCCGGATCCGGGGCGCCCGCCGTGGAGATCGATCCTGTCGATGACCTGGCCCTGATCATCTACACCGGCGGAACCACCGGCCGGCCCAAGGGGGCCGCCCTGACCCATGCCAACTTTTTCTATAACGTCATGGGGCTGAACGAATACGGCCGGCTGGTCCAGGAACCCGGCGGACGGCCGGAAAGGATCAGGGGCGGCGGTTTCAACACCTACCTGGGCGTACTGCCCTGGTACCACAGCTTCGGCCTGACCTGCGCCATGCTGTCGGCCTGCGCCACGGGGAGCAAGCTTATCTGCGTCCCCGATCCGCGCGCCGGGGACCCGCCTTTCACCGAGGTGCTGAAACTTGTCCAGAAGCACCGGCCCACGTTGATGCCGGCCGTGCCCACCATCTTCGTGGCCTTCACCAACCATCCCCTTCTGGGCCAGTTCGACCTGACCTCCCTCGTCGGGTGCTTTTCAGGCGGTGCCCCGCTCCCGCCGGAGGTCTGCAAGCAGTTCGAAGAAAAAACCGGGGCCATTATTTTCGAAGGCTACGGCCTCAGCGAAACCGCCCCCGTGGCCACCGCCAACCCCACCAACCGGGAAAACCGTAAAATCGGCTCCATCGGGTTCCCCATTCCCTGCACGGATATCAAGATCGTGGACCTCGAAACCGGCTTGGAGGAGCTCCCCCAGGGAGAGGACGGCGAAATCGCCATCTCCGGCCCCCAGGTCATGCAGGGATACTGGAACAAACCCGAGGAAAACGAGGCGGTTTTCCGGGAAATCGACGGCAGCCGCTATTTCCTGACCGGGGACATCGGCCACATCGACGAGGAGGGGTTCATCCTCATCACCGACCGCAAGAAGGACATGATCATCGTGGGCGGCTTCAATGTGTATCCGCGCGATGTGGAGGACATCCTCTTTACCCACCCCAAGGTCGCCCTCGCGGCAGTGGTGGGCGTGCCGGATGCCAGAAGCGGCGAAATCGTCAAGGCCTTCATCCAGCTCAAGCCCGGGGAAACCGCCACGGAAGAGGAAATCATGGCCTTCTGCAAGGAAAACATGGCAGGGTATAAGCGGCCCAAGCAAATCGAGTTCCGCGAAGAAGTCCCGGTTTCCAACGTGGGCAAGGTCCTGCGCCGCGTGCTGCGGGACGAGGAATCCGGAAAATAG